The Spirochaeta isovalerica genome includes a window with the following:
- a CDS encoding transketolase has product MQTLKLSNKELQAQAQRFRIDVLKTLHDKGTGHWGGSASIADLLTYLYYRRMNIRVDEPQWEDRDRLILSKGHASPMLYAVLEGRGFLEKGTLSSFRDLNSSLQGHPCMNKTPGVEMSTGALGHGLSVGLGMSLISRMKGNSFYTYVIVGEGCLNEGQSWEAIMAAGKFAPEKLVLLIDYNKVQLDGTANEIMPLDPLADKFRAFNWNVSDRTFDGHDMESIEESFRWLDEQTDGPSVIIYDTVKGKGVSFMENSNAWHGAPVGDDHFEKALPELTEQLAKWEDD; this is encoded by the coding sequence ATGCAAACACTTAAACTAAGCAATAAAGAGCTTCAGGCTCAGGCGCAGCGTTTCAGAATCGATGTTCTGAAAACGCTTCACGATAAGGGGACGGGACACTGGGGAGGGTCGGCCTCCATTGCCGATCTTCTCACCTATCTCTATTACAGGAGAATGAATATCCGGGTCGATGAGCCGCAGTGGGAAGATCGGGACAGGCTGATTCTCAGCAAGGGACACGCTTCCCCCATGCTTTATGCCGTCCTGGAGGGGCGGGGATTCCTTGAGAAAGGGACGCTTTCTTCTTTCCGGGATCTGAACAGTTCTCTCCAGGGGCATCCCTGTATGAATAAAACCCCCGGAGTGGAGATGTCTACAGGTGCACTCGGTCACGGCCTGTCGGTCGGTCTGGGCATGAGCCTGATTTCCCGGATGAAAGGAAACTCTTTCTACACTTATGTCATTGTCGGCGAAGGATGCCTTAACGAAGGACAATCCTGGGAAGCCATTATGGCCGCAGGAAAGTTCGCACCGGAGAAACTGGTTCTTCTTATAGATTACAACAAAGTTCAGCTCGACGGTACGGCCAATGAGATTATGCCCCTTGATCCCCTGGCCGATAAGTTCCGGGCATTTAACTGGAATGTTTCCGATCGCACGTTCGACGGTCATGATATGGAGAGCATTGAGGAATCATTCCGCTGGCTCGATGAACAGACCGACGGCCCTTCGGTAATCATTTACGATACGGTCAAAGGGAAAGGGGTTTCCTTTATGGAGAACTCCAATGCCTGGCACGGAGCCCCCGTCGGGGATGATCACTTTGAAAAGGCTCTGCCCGAACTGACGGAACAGCTTGCCAAATGGGAGGATGACTGA
- a CDS encoding transketolase family protein, translating to MEKAMRDAFGEALVSIGKENDRLVVLDADVSSSTRSGKFGQAFPERFFNTGVAEANMADMAAGMATCGYRPVISAFAIFLALKSTDQIRNVICYNNLPVIIAGGYAGLSDSFDGASHQSITDLAIMRSFPNLTVLVLSEADDVEPVLRQALEIDGPVYIRMCRNSSPVLNKKEPLTIGKAQVLRSGSHITIGACGITVPMALAAAEELEGEGVEAEVLDLGSIKPLDRETLLESVSKTGCFLSVEEHSVLGGLGSAVAEVLVKSRPVPMDFVGVDDCFTESGPYDPLMEKYGIDSKSISRKALGLTARK from the coding sequence ATGGAAAAAGCAATGAGAGACGCCTTCGGAGAGGCTCTCGTTTCCATAGGAAAAGAAAATGACAGACTCGTAGTGCTCGATGCCGATGTTTCATCCAGTACGAGAAGCGGGAAATTCGGACAGGCTTTCCCTGAGCGGTTTTTCAACACCGGTGTCGCAGAGGCGAATATGGCCGATATGGCTGCCGGTATGGCGACCTGCGGATACCGGCCGGTTATCAGCGCTTTCGCCATTTTTCTGGCATTGAAATCGACGGACCAGATCCGGAATGTCATCTGCTACAACAATCTGCCGGTGATAATTGCCGGAGGATACGCAGGTCTTTCCGATTCTTTCGACGGAGCCAGCCATCAGTCGATTACCGACCTGGCCATAATGCGCTCTTTTCCCAATTTGACGGTTCTGGTGCTTTCAGAAGCCGATGATGTCGAACCGGTCCTTCGTCAGGCTCTGGAAATTGATGGTCCCGTGTATATCAGAATGTGCCGGAACTCCAGTCCTGTTCTCAATAAAAAAGAGCCGCTGACAATCGGAAAGGCTCAGGTTCTGAGAAGCGGTTCCCATATAACCATCGGAGCCTGCGGGATCACTGTGCCTATGGCCCTCGCAGCCGCTGAAGAACTGGAAGGCGAAGGCGTCGAGGCTGAAGTTCTCGATCTGGGAAGCATAAAACCTCTCGACAGAGAGACTCTGCTGGAGTCGGTATCAAAAACCGGCTGCTTCCTTTCGGTGGAAGAGCACTCTGTTCTGGGCGGACTGGGAAGCGCCGTGGCGGAAGTGCTGGTGAAAAGCCGTCCTGTCCCTATGGATTTCGTAGGGGTGGATGATTGTTTTACCGAATCGGGACCTTATGACCCGCTTATGGAAAAGTATGGTATTGACAGCAAAAGTATCAGCCGCAAAGCTCTCGGGCTGACGGCAAGGAAATAA
- a CDS encoding iron-containing alcohol dehydrogenase: MSIQKKASELLKAFKGDSYHFGLDVLKDIGSIASSYGKKALVISNTTYMKAVCDQVVESLKSAGMELAGDRIVPDAAPNAPREDVYRIESYILHFRPDVVISIGGGSSIDAAKAAIALATQGENSPEIESYFGTGLVSESIKKTGKVMLPHIAVQTSASSGAHLTKYSNVTDPVAGQKKLIVDEGIIPTNPLFDYSVTTTMPLGLTVDGALDGIAHCLEVFYGATEETYDKLADIMETALRLIVEYTPVVVKNPADKVAREAIGLATDLGGYAIMIGGTNGAHLTSFSLVDVTSHGRACGIMNPYYAVFFAPAVEKQLKLVGGVLKEYKYIENDIDALRGRELGMAVAEGLREFSRAVGCPVSLGELEGFTDGHIERALTAAKNPQLKMKLQNMPVPLTAEQVDEYMKPILLSAQTGDLSLIKSYAG; this comes from the coding sequence ATGAGTATACAGAAAAAAGCTTCGGAACTGCTTAAAGCCTTTAAAGGAGATTCCTACCATTTCGGTCTGGATGTTCTGAAAGATATCGGATCCATCGCTTCGTCCTATGGAAAGAAAGCTCTGGTAATATCCAATACGACATATATGAAAGCAGTCTGCGACCAGGTTGTGGAATCCCTGAAAAGCGCCGGAATGGAATTGGCCGGAGACAGGATCGTACCCGATGCGGCGCCCAATGCTCCCAGGGAGGATGTATACAGAATCGAGAGTTACATTCTTCACTTCAGACCCGATGTGGTTATTTCCATCGGAGGGGGAAGCTCAATCGATGCGGCCAAAGCGGCTATAGCCCTTGCCACACAGGGGGAAAACAGCCCCGAAATCGAATCCTATTTCGGAACCGGTCTGGTTTCGGAATCCATTAAGAAAACGGGGAAAGTCATGCTGCCCCATATCGCGGTTCAGACATCGGCCAGTTCCGGAGCCCATCTGACCAAGTACTCCAATGTGACAGATCCCGTGGCGGGCCAGAAGAAACTGATCGTCGATGAAGGCATCATTCCCACGAATCCTCTTTTTGACTATTCCGTGACGACGACCATGCCTCTCGGGCTGACGGTTGACGGCGCTCTCGACGGTATCGCCCACTGCCTCGAAGTATTTTACGGGGCAACGGAAGAGACCTATGACAAACTGGCCGATATTATGGAGACGGCTCTTCGCCTGATCGTAGAGTACACTCCTGTCGTTGTAAAGAATCCGGCCGACAAGGTTGCGAGGGAAGCAATCGGACTTGCGACGGACCTGGGTGGATATGCCATCATGATCGGAGGGACCAACGGAGCTCACCTTACCAGTTTCTCTCTGGTCGATGTTACTTCTCACGGCAGGGCCTGCGGGATTATGAATCCCTATTACGCTGTGTTCTTCGCTCCCGCTGTTGAAAAGCAGCTTAAGCTTGTAGGCGGCGTTTTAAAGGAATACAAATATATTGAAAACGACATCGACGCTCTCCGGGGACGGGAGCTGGGAATGGCTGTGGCAGAAGGTCTCAGAGAATTCTCCCGGGCTGTCGGTTGTCCTGTTTCGCTGGGAGAGCTGGAAGGCTTTACCGATGGCCATATTGAAAGGGCTCTGACAGCGGCGAAGAATCCTCAGTTGAAGATGAAGCTTCAGAATATGCCCGTTCCTCTGACGGCAGAGCAGGTCGACGAGTATATGAAGCCGATTCTTCTGTCCGCGCAAACAGGGGATCTCTCTCTTATCAAATCCTACGCGGGATAA
- the larA gene encoding nickel-dependent lactate racemase, producing the protein MIHTKDLKLPEGTDILTMPHPESAVNPRQMVADALENPIGSPQLEQIIASKSGRAEELTACIVISDSTRPVPYKGEAGILYPLVEKLMNSGVPASGILVLVATGTHRGQTDSELRDMLDPRLFELPVRVENHDCHNEENLSFLGKTGRGSDILINSDYVNSDIKILTGLVESHFMAGASGGRKSICPGLIGEKSTFIFHGAPMLADERSCALNLEGNLCHDEALDMARVAGADFIVNVTLDGNFDLTGVFAGHLEKAHEAAVAHLKSYTAIHVERKYDIVLTHGGFVGINHYQAAKAGVEAARIVKEGGYVLMVADNTDTDPIGSLAYRTMLQLLKLTGREAFDRTILSPDWTFIPEQWQVQMWNRMFKVIPQDHFYYMSPQFSDSEYRICPGEKLSDLSGLQNGTPAEHLSAAVANLKEKLGDEISICWMADGPYGVPLYE; encoded by the coding sequence ATGATTCATACAAAGGATCTGAAATTACCCGAAGGCACTGACATTCTCACCATGCCCCATCCGGAATCAGCCGTCAATCCGCGGCAGATGGTTGCAGATGCCCTGGAAAACCCCATCGGATCGCCGCAGCTCGAACAAATCATCGCTTCTAAAAGCGGAAGGGCGGAAGAGCTCACGGCCTGTATTGTCATTTCCGACAGTACGAGACCTGTCCCCTATAAAGGCGAGGCGGGCATTCTCTATCCGCTGGTGGAGAAACTGATGAACAGCGGTGTTCCGGCATCGGGCATTCTCGTTCTTGTCGCAACGGGAACTCACCGGGGACAGACCGATTCGGAGTTGAGGGATATGCTTGATCCACGGCTGTTCGAACTTCCTGTCAGAGTGGAAAATCATGATTGCCATAATGAGGAAAATCTCTCCTTTCTGGGCAAGACGGGACGGGGCAGTGATATACTTATCAACAGCGATTATGTAAACAGCGATATAAAAATCCTTACGGGACTTGTGGAGAGTCATTTTATGGCCGGAGCTTCCGGAGGAAGAAAATCCATCTGCCCCGGTCTTATCGGGGAGAAGAGCACCTTCATTTTTCACGGCGCTCCCATGCTGGCCGATGAACGGTCCTGTGCTCTCAACCTTGAGGGAAACCTCTGTCATGACGAAGCGTTGGATATGGCCCGTGTCGCCGGTGCCGATTTTATTGTCAATGTAACGCTGGACGGAAATTTCGATCTGACCGGTGTTTTTGCCGGACATCTGGAAAAAGCCCATGAAGCGGCGGTGGCCCATCTGAAAAGCTATACGGCCATTCACGTCGAAAGGAAATACGATATCGTATTGACCCATGGGGGCTTCGTGGGGATTAATCACTATCAGGCGGCAAAAGCCGGAGTGGAAGCGGCACGGATCGTCAAAGAGGGCGGTTATGTTCTCATGGTCGCCGATAATACCGATACAGATCCAATCGGTTCTCTGGCTTACAGAACCATGCTTCAGCTTTTAAAACTGACAGGCCGGGAAGCCTTTGACAGAACCATTCTGTCTCCCGACTGGACCTTCATTCCCGAACAGTGGCAGGTTCAGATGTGGAACCGCATGTTCAAAGTCATTCCCCAGGACCACTTCTATTATATGAGTCCTCAGTTCTCCGATTCGGAATACAGGATCTGTCCCGGAGAAAAACTGTCAGATCTGAGCGGTCTTCAGAACGGGACTCCCGCTGAGCACCTTTCCGCCGCTGTTGCGAATTTGAAAGAGAAGCTCGGCGATGAAATTTCCATTTGCTGGATGGCCGACGGACCTTACGGAGTGCCTCTCTATGAGTAG
- a CDS encoding glycerate kinase: MKVVLAIDSFKGSLPSTRLADAAEKGILAVYPEAEVVKIPVADGGEGTVEALVAGTEGSYIDLAVRGPLDEPVMARYGISGDGSTAVIEMAEASGLPLIPQAKRNPEKTSTYGTGQLILDGVERGCRNFVIGIGGSATNDCGTGMMQALGMTFHDSSGKVLKGCGENLPKIAAIGTDRLDPRLKECRFRIACDVDNPLYGERGAAYVYSPQKGADEAMVFRLDRGLEHFSGIVAEQFGFDMNRLPGAGAAGGLGGAFAAFLNGSLEPGIGLVLKETGIGEKLEGADFVLTGEGRIDFQSVMGKTPVGVAKAAAEKNVPVIAIAGSVADDALSVHNHGISALFSIMNYPITLEEALEADRTAFLVERNAEEIFRLIKICQGRSL, from the coding sequence ATGAAAGTTGTACTGGCGATCGATTCCTTTAAAGGCAGCCTGCCTTCTACCAGGCTGGCAGATGCTGCTGAAAAGGGCATTCTTGCCGTATATCCCGAGGCGGAAGTGGTAAAAATTCCTGTCGCTGACGGAGGAGAAGGGACTGTCGAAGCCCTGGTTGCCGGTACGGAGGGCTCCTATATCGATCTTGCAGTCCGCGGTCCACTTGATGAACCGGTTATGGCTCGGTACGGAATCAGCGGAGACGGCTCTACGGCGGTTATCGAGATGGCTGAAGCGTCGGGACTGCCTCTGATTCCTCAGGCTAAAAGGAATCCGGAAAAAACATCCACTTACGGGACAGGGCAGCTGATCCTGGATGGAGTGGAGAGAGGGTGCCGGAACTTTGTCATCGGCATAGGCGGCAGCGCCACCAATGACTGCGGAACAGGAATGATGCAGGCTCTGGGGATGACATTTCACGATAGCAGTGGAAAGGTGCTGAAGGGGTGCGGGGAGAATCTTCCAAAAATCGCGGCGATCGGGACAGATCGGCTCGACCCCCGTCTGAAGGAATGCCGGTTCCGGATAGCCTGTGATGTGGATAACCCCTTATACGGAGAGAGGGGAGCCGCTTATGTTTACAGTCCCCAGAAAGGGGCTGACGAAGCGATGGTTTTTAGGCTCGATAGAGGATTGGAACACTTTTCCGGGATTGTTGCGGAGCAGTTCGGATTCGATATGAACCGGCTGCCCGGAGCCGGTGCCGCCGGTGGATTGGGCGGAGCTTTCGCCGCTTTTCTCAATGGTTCTCTTGAACCGGGTATCGGACTGGTTTTAAAGGAAACCGGAATAGGGGAGAAGCTGGAAGGGGCTGATTTCGTTCTGACTGGTGAAGGACGGATCGATTTCCAGTCGGTGATGGGAAAAACTCCTGTCGGCGTGGCAAAAGCAGCGGCGGAAAAAAATGTTCCTGTCATAGCCATTGCCGGATCGGTTGCCGATGATGCCTTATCAGTTCACAATCATGGAATCTCCGCACTTTTTTCCATTATGAATTACCCGATCACTCTGGAGGAGGCTCTCGAAGCTGACCGAACGGCTTTTCTGGTCGAAAGGAATGCCGAAGAGATCTTCCGCCTGATAAAAATCTGTCAGGGGAGGAGCTTATGA
- a CDS encoding aldo/keto reductase, translating into MIFSRLSLGTWTFAGDAIWSDSPEKAAIDVLRFGAERGVRLFDTAPNYGNGRSESILGKALGNRDDVYIASKCKIEGLNREELTQIIEDSLRNLRREAIDLMQIHWPSSRSEETSAALDLFEDLKREGKIREIGVCNFGVEDMDENRKSPLAGNQLPYSLLWRVIEENIGPHARERGIPVLAYSPLQQGLLSGLYADPGEFPEGRKRTRHFKTPIMLEETGNALKSFLAISQESGIEPVTLAISYVLSKDFIDSVLAGARTADQLNKLLAAVEYHLPDDVQKTLDKSTQELFKACGGNPDMYGERVRYTSQWR; encoded by the coding sequence ATGATTTTTTCCCGATTATCTCTTGGAACCTGGACTTTCGCCGGTGATGCCATCTGGTCCGATAGCCCGGAAAAAGCCGCCATTGATGTCCTGCGTTTCGGTGCGGAGAGAGGAGTCAGGCTTTTTGATACAGCGCCGAACTATGGAAACGGCCGGAGCGAGTCCATTCTCGGAAAAGCCCTGGGAAACAGGGATGATGTGTATATCGCTTCAAAGTGCAAAATTGAAGGATTAAACCGGGAAGAACTGACTCAGATTATCGAAGACAGTCTGAGAAATCTCAGGAGAGAGGCCATCGATCTGATGCAGATCCATTGGCCTTCTTCCCGTTCTGAAGAGACCTCAGCGGCTCTGGATCTCTTTGAAGATCTGAAAAGAGAGGGGAAGATCCGGGAAATCGGTGTCTGTAACTTCGGTGTCGAGGATATGGACGAGAACCGGAAGAGTCCTCTCGCCGGCAATCAGCTGCCTTACAGTCTGTTGTGGAGAGTCATCGAAGAGAATATCGGACCGCATGCCAGAGAGAGAGGGATACCGGTTCTGGCTTATTCTCCCCTTCAGCAGGGGCTTCTGTCCGGCCTGTATGCTGATCCCGGAGAATTTCCCGAAGGGAGAAAACGGACCCGTCATTTCAAAACCCCGATAATGCTGGAAGAAACAGGGAACGCACTAAAGTCGTTTCTCGCCATATCTCAGGAATCGGGGATAGAACCTGTGACGCTGGCTATTTCTTATGTTCTGTCAAAGGATTTCATCGATTCCGTTCTGGCCGGGGCAAGAACGGCGGACCAGCTGAATAAACTTCTGGCGGCTGTTGAATATCATCTCCCCGATGATGTTCAGAAGACTCTCGATAAATCCACGCAGGAACTTTTTAAAGCCTGTGGTGGCAATCCCGATATGTATGGGGAAAGAGTGCGCTATACAAGTCAATGGAGATGA
- a CDS encoding IclR family transcriptional regulator: protein MKNRSVVRAIEILGLISESKDGLSLNEIVEKTDIPKTTAYEILLMLMETRMVHSEEGKVRLYKVGLRSFLIGNRYIQNMDLIQVARPIVEETMQKLNMTVFIAMLDGNQIVYLHKSEPEYVPIYTANISNREDAYCTSLGKAILSGLPESEQRELIGTMRFRQRTVRTIMDGDSLLEDLKETRKRGYSIDDREILDFVKCLGVPLFNHKNRVCAAISTAGLYSEERNIEEEAGILVGAAREISRRLGYEGDYYGS, encoded by the coding sequence ATGAAGAACCGAAGTGTCGTTCGTGCCATTGAGATTCTGGGATTGATTTCCGAATCGAAAGACGGCCTTTCGCTCAACGAAATCGTCGAAAAAACGGATATTCCCAAAACGACAGCCTATGAAATTCTCCTGATGCTTATGGAAACCCGCATGGTCCACAGCGAAGAGGGGAAGGTCCGGCTCTATAAAGTGGGACTCCGTTCTTTTCTGATAGGTAACAGGTATATACAGAATATGGATCTGATCCAGGTAGCCCGACCTATTGTGGAAGAGACCATGCAAAAACTGAATATGACAGTTTTTATCGCCATGCTGGACGGGAACCAGATCGTTTATCTCCACAAGTCCGAACCGGAATACGTTCCTATTTACACAGCCAATATTTCTAACCGGGAAGATGCCTACTGTACATCACTGGGGAAGGCCATTCTTTCGGGGCTCCCGGAAAGCGAACAGCGGGAGCTGATCGGGACCATGAGGTTCCGTCAGAGGACCGTGCGGACCATTATGGACGGCGATTCGCTTCTCGAGGATCTGAAAGAGACCAGAAAGCGCGGTTATTCCATCGATGACAGGGAAATCCTCGATTTCGTCAAATGTCTGGGCGTCCCCCTTTTCAATCATAAAAACAGAGTCTGCGCCGCCATCAGCACAGCGGGACTGTACAGTGAAGAGAGAAATATCGAGGAAGAAGCCGGAATTCTTGTCGGAGCGGCCAGGGAAATCTCGAGGCGGCTCGGCTACGAAGGAGATTATTATGGATCATGA
- a CDS encoding MFS transporter yields the protein MKEGKMKFREMAAFAAGDLFGGGAQLVIGFFYLRFLTDVVRINPILAGTVVLLSKVWDAVSDPIMGGISDNTRSRYGRRRPYMLAGFFLIVIAFTMLWYAPDFDSQAAKFAFVAFSYIFFSTVSTIVMVPYTAFSSEISRDVKERGRVNGARLFFSQTASLIGAVLPMLIVGLFPEKRGYLMMGLLFGLFYAVPYLGIFLWCRERTPVPDEKTRFSLSRTLSPFKIRSYRSLIGIYLLAFFVMDVVSAVFTYYMTYFIGREDLLEMVLGTMLITQIAALPLVVLLAEKIGKPRTYIVGAVIFIFGSFALGFYNTSWPIASIFVIAFVVGLGLIGCIVIPWITFPDVTDISELAFGDRRSGAFAGFMTFLRKFSSAIGIWAVGFMLQFSGYILPGDIIVPEDSHVRINGDSLIEIDLSKDGTADILIEPDLSEVFFPRGGSMQIDREDGVLFLITEGKSKPAVIAERGLKVSQAYNFDPDSTMKSVKSFNQPETFITGLRVIVFVLPGILLLLAIFIAARFPLTREKHEKLLLHYKEGLSDEEVAELKAQLI from the coding sequence ATGAAAGAGGGAAAGATGAAATTCCGCGAGATGGCCGCCTTTGCCGCCGGAGACTTATTCGGAGGGGGCGCCCAGCTGGTCATTGGCTTCTTTTACCTGCGTTTTCTGACCGATGTGGTCCGGATCAATCCCATTCTGGCGGGAACTGTCGTTCTCCTGTCCAAGGTCTGGGATGCGGTCAGCGATCCCATTATGGGCGGAATCAGTGACAATACGCGGAGCCGCTACGGAAGGCGGAGGCCCTATATGCTGGCGGGATTCTTTCTTATCGTCATAGCGTTTACCATGCTGTGGTACGCTCCCGATTTCGATTCCCAGGCCGCCAAGTTCGCATTCGTGGCCTTCAGCTATATCTTTTTCTCCACGGTTTCCACCATCGTTATGGTACCCTATACGGCTTTCTCCAGCGAGATCAGCCGGGATGTGAAGGAAAGAGGACGGGTGAACGGCGCCAGGCTTTTTTTCTCCCAGACGGCTTCTCTTATCGGAGCGGTCCTTCCCATGCTTATCGTGGGATTGTTTCCCGAGAAAAGAGGATATCTGATGATGGGGCTCCTCTTCGGTCTTTTCTATGCCGTTCCCTACCTGGGGATATTTCTCTGGTGCCGCGAAAGGACTCCGGTGCCCGATGAGAAAACGCGGTTCAGCCTGTCCAGAACTCTATCGCCCTTTAAAATCCGATCCTACCGATCCCTGATCGGCATTTATCTTCTCGCTTTCTTTGTCATGGATGTGGTCAGCGCCGTCTTCACCTATTACATGACCTATTTTATCGGACGGGAGGATCTTCTGGAAATGGTTCTCGGCACCATGCTGATCACTCAGATCGCCGCGCTGCCCCTGGTCGTCCTGCTGGCGGAAAAGATCGGCAAGCCCCGGACTTATATCGTTGGAGCGGTTATATTTATTTTCGGTTCATTTGCTCTGGGCTTCTATAACACGTCCTGGCCGATCGCATCGATATTCGTCATTGCTTTTGTTGTCGGACTGGGGCTTATCGGATGCATCGTCATCCCCTGGATCACCTTTCCCGATGTAACGGACATTTCCGAACTGGCCTTCGGGGACCGGCGGAGCGGCGCCTTTGCCGGATTCATGACTTTCCTGAGAAAATTTTCCTCGGCCATCGGTATCTGGGCGGTCGGATTCATGCTTCAGTTTTCCGGCTATATCCTGCCGGGAGATATTATCGTTCCGGAAGATTCCCATGTGAGAATCAACGGCGATTCCCTCATTGAAATAGACCTCTCGAAAGATGGAACGGCAGACATTCTGATCGAGCCGGATCTCAGCGAAGTTTTCTTTCCCCGCGGTGGCTCCATGCAGATAGACAGAGAGGACGGCGTTCTGTTTCTGATTACCGAAGGAAAATCCAAGCCGGCTGTCATCGCCGAAAGGGGATTGAAAGTGTCTCAGGCATACAACTTCGACCCGGACTCGACGATGAAATCGGTGAAATCCTTTAACCAGCCCGAAACGTTTATTACCGGTCTGAGAGTCATCGTTTTTGTCCTTCCCGGCATTCTTCTCCTGCTGGCTATCTTTATTGCGGCCCGTTTCCCTCTTACCAGAGAAAAGCACGAAAAACTGCTCCTCCATTACAAAGAGGGCTTATCCGATGAAGAGGTGGCGGAACTGAAAGCTCAGCTTATTTAA
- a CDS encoding glycoside hydrolase family 88 protein: MTKEFQMILQLADDTTKRLAYDSIPWMWGEALLMHSLGLINEHLGEDRYTDYIRSYADYHIAKGCRIDQSDTLAPTLATYYLQKKFPGAGYKKTTDRGLDYIKNSEKIIHNMPNHLGHSLEGKLYPKSIWVDSIMMYGVFTSLYAKEQGEQWLMDFAKSQPSFFRRYLQDEEDKLFVHCYWTKSGRKYPEKLYWGRGNGWVIGAMPMLIGNLPEGPEKEECKDIVREVSKALLPLQREDGYFETLLNKPGTTLKESSATALIASGWMRAVREGYLDISYLDPAIRAYRAVLCDLEKRDGLLSMDHISGPTIAMPLIPKLGYKLQYKMQRSNDWSYGLAALFFAGMEFEKTVFGGDSRHEVILEKLNKEGRQC, encoded by the coding sequence TTGACAAAAGAATTTCAAATGATTCTGCAGCTGGCCGATGACACCACTAAACGGCTGGCCTATGATTCCATCCCCTGGATGTGGGGCGAAGCTCTCCTCATGCATTCTCTGGGGTTGATCAATGAGCACCTCGGGGAAGACCGGTATACCGATTACATCCGCAGTTATGCGGACTATCATATAGCGAAGGGATGCCGTATCGATCAGTCCGATACGCTGGCTCCGACTCTGGCGACCTATTATCTCCAGAAGAAGTTTCCCGGAGCGGGGTACAAGAAAACGACGGACCGCGGTCTCGACTACATAAAAAACTCCGAAAAAATCATACACAATATGCCCAATCATCTGGGGCATTCCCTCGAAGGGAAACTCTATCCGAAGAGCATCTGGGTCGATTCGATCATGATGTACGGCGTGTTTACGAGCCTCTACGCCAAAGAGCAGGGCGAGCAGTGGCTCATGGATTTTGCTAAGAGCCAGCCCTCCTTTTTCCGCCGTTACCTCCAGGACGAGGAGGATAAATTGTTTGTGCACTGCTACTGGACGAAAAGCGGCCGTAAATATCCGGAAAAACTGTACTGGGGCCGGGGAAACGGATGGGTCATCGGAGCCATGCCCATGCTTATCGGCAACCTGCCCGAAGGTCCGGAAAAAGAGGAATGCAAAGATATCGTCCGGGAAGTGAGCAAAGCGCTCCTCCCTCTCCAGAGAGAAGACGGATACTTCGAGACGCTACTCAACAAACCGGGGACGACCCTGAAGGAAAGCAGCGCCACGGCCCTGATCGCATCGGGATGGATGCGGGCCGTCCGCGAAGGGTATCTCGATATTTCCTATCTCGATCCCGCCATTCGGGCCTACCGGGCGGTTCTCTGTGATCTGGAGAAGCGCGACGGACTGCTCAGCATGGACCATATCAGCGGGCCGACCATTGCCATGCCGCTTATTCCGAAGCTGGGCTATAAGCTTCAGTATAAAATGCAGAGGTCCAACGACTGGTCCTACGGTCTTGCTGCGCTTTTCTTTGCCGGAATGGAATTTGAAAAAACCGTTTTCGGCGGCGATTCCAGGCATGAAGTTATATTGGAAAAATTAAACAAGGAAGGTCGGCAGTGCTGA